The following are from one region of the Camelus dromedarius isolate mCamDro1 chromosome 16, mCamDro1.pat, whole genome shotgun sequence genome:
- the LOC105103054 gene encoding monocarboxylate transporter 13 isoform X6, protein MAHKAEPPDGGWGWMVVLSAFFQSALVFGVLRSFGVFFVEFVAAFEEQAARVSWIASIGIAVQQFGSPVGSALSTKFGPRPVVMAGGILAALGMLLASFATSLTHLYLSIGLLSGSGWALTFTPTLACLSRYFSRRRSLATGLALTGVGLSSFAFAPLFQWLLSYYAWRGALLLVSALSLHLVACGALLRPLSLAEDPAVGGPGTQLTSLLHHGPFLRYTVALTLINTGYFIPYVHLVAHLQDLDWDPLPAAFLLSVVAISDLVGRVASGWLGDAVPGPVARLLMLWTTLTGVILALFPVALAPTALVALAVAYGFTSGALTPVAFSVLPELVGTGKIYCGLGLVQMVESIGGLLGAPLSGYLRDVTGNYTASFVVSGAFLLAGSGVLITLPHFFCFSAPTSKPQDLVTETLGTKVPLPSEGLGEE, encoded by the exons ATGGCACATAAAGCCGAGCCCCCCGACGGGGgctggggatggatggtggtgctCTCAGCGTTCTTCCAGTCGGCGCTGGTGTTCGGGGTGCTCCGCTCCTTCGGCGTCTTCTTTGTGGAGTTTGTGGCAGCGTTTGAGGAGCAGGCGGCGCGAGTCTCCTGGATCGCTTCCATAGGAATCGCGGTGCAGCAGTTCGGGA gcCCAGTAGGCAGTGCCCTGAGCACGAAGTTCGGGCCCAGGCCTGTGGTAATGGCTGGGGGTATCTTGGCTGCGCTGGGGATGCTGCTCGCCTCCTTTGCTACCTCCTTGACCCACCTGTACCTGAGTATTGGGCTGCTTTCAG GATCTGGCTGGGCCTTGACCTTCACTCCGACCCTGGCCTGCCTGTCCCGTTACTTCTCTCGCCGGCGATCCCTGGCCACCGGGCTGGCACTGACGGGTGTCGGCCTCTCCTCCTTTGCCTTTGCCCCACTTTTCCAGTGGCTGCTCAGCTACTATGCCTGGCGGGGGGCCCTCCTGCTGGTGtctgccctctccctccacttGGTGGCCTGTGGTGCTCTTCTCCGCCCACTCTCCCTGGCTGAGGACCCTGCCGTGGGTGGCCCTGGGACCCAActcacctccctcctccatcatggccccttcctccgtTACACTGTCGCCCTCACCCTGATCAACACTGGCTACTTTATTCCCTATGTGCACCTGGTGGCGCATCTGCAAGACCTGGACTGGGACCCACTGCCTGCTGCCTTCCTACTCTCAGTGGTGGCTATTTCGGATCTTGTGGGGCGTGTGGCCTCTGGGTGGCTAGGGGATGCAGTCCCAGGGCCTGTGGCAAGACTCCTGATGCTCTGGACCACCCTGACTGGGGTGATACTGGCCCTGTTCCCTGTGGCTTTGGCTCCCACAGCCCTGGTGGCTCTGGCTGTGGCATATGGCTTCACATCAGGGGCCCTGACCCCAGTGGCCTTCTCCGTGCTGCCTGAACTGGTGGGGactggaaagatatactgtggcCTGGGACTGGTGCAGATGGTAGAGAGCATCGGGGGGCTGCTGGGGGCTCCTCTGTCAG GCTACCTCCGGGATGTGACAGGCAACTACACGGCTTCCTTTGTGGTGTCTGGGGCCTTCCTCCTTGCAGGGAGTGGAGTTCTCATCACTCTGCCTCACTTCTTCTGCTTCTCAGCTCCTACTTCCAAGCCCCAGGACCTTGTAACGGAGACACTGGGTACCAAAGTCCCTCTGCCCagtgaggggctgggagaggaatgA
- the SLC16A11 gene encoding monocarboxylate transporter 11 — translation MNPKPAGPPDGGWGWVVASSTFAVNGLSYGVLRSLGLALPDLEEHFDRSAQDTAWVSALALVVQQAASPVGSALSTRWGARPVVMVGGVLTSLGLVFSAFAHSLLHLYLGLGVLAGFGWALVFAPALGTVSRYFSRRRVLAVGLALTGNGISSLLLAPALQFLLDNFGWRGALLLLGAITLHLTPCGALLRPLALPGDPSAPPRGPLAALGLGLFTRRAFLVLALGTALVGAGYFVPYVHLASHALDRGLGGYGAALVVAVAAVGDAGARLLCGWLSDQGWVPLPRLLVMFGALTGLGLLAVGLVPAVGSEGSWGGPLLAAAGAYGLSAGSYAVLIFGVLPGLVGIGGVVQATGLVPMLMSIGGLLGPPLSGFLRDETGDFTASFLVCGSFILSGSFIYMGLPRARPSCRPAASQATPPPERGELLLVPQAELLSPGGPHSTLDTPC, via the exons ATGAACCCCAAGCCAGCCGGACCCCCGgacgggggctggggctgggtggtGGCGTCCTCAACCTTCGCGGTGAATGGGCTCTCCTATGGGGTGTTACgctccctgggcctggccctcCCTGACCTCGAGGAGCATTTTGACCGAAGCGCTCAGGACACTGCGTGGGTCAGCGCCCTGGCCCTGGTCGTGCAGCAGGCAGCCA GCCCAGTGGGCAGCGCCCTGAGCACCCGTTGGGGGGCGCGCCCCGTGGTGATGGTTGGGGGCGTCCTCACCTCGCTCGGCCTCGTCTTCTCGGCTTTCGCCCACAGTCTGCTGCACCTCTACCTTGGCCTGGGCGTTctggctg GCTTCGGCTGGGCTCTGGTGTTCGCCCCTGCTCTCGGGACCGTCTCCCGTTACTTCTCCCGCCGTCGAGTCTTAGCCGTGGGGCTGGCACTCACGGGCAATGGGATCTCCTCGCTGCTCCTGGCGCCCGCCTTGCAGTTTCTCCTTGATAATTTCGGCTGGCGGGGCGCCCTGCTCCTCCTTGGTGCCATTACCCTCCACCTCACCCCCTGTGGCGCCCTGCTGCGACCCCTGGCGCTCCCTGGCGACCCCTCGGCCCCACCCCGAGGCCCTCTAGCTGCCCTCGGCCTAGGTCTCTTCACACGCCGGGCTTTCTTGGTTTTGGCTCTAGGCACGGCCTTGGTGGGGGCCGGGTACTTCGTCCCCTACGTGCACTTGGCCTCTCATGCTTTAGATCGGGGCCTGGGCGGCTACGGGGCGGCgctggtggtggcggtggcagcGGTGGGGGATGCAGGAGCCCGGCTTCTCTGCGGGTGGCTGTCGGACCAGGGTTGGGTGCCCCTCCCGCGGCTGCTCGTGATGTTTGGGGCATTgacagggctggggctgctggcGGTGGGTCTGGTACCCGCGGTGGGGAGCGAGGGGAGCTGGGGGGGCCCCCTACTGGCCGCCGCTGGGGCCTACGGGCTGAGCGCCGGAAGTTACGCCGTGCTGATTTTCGGTGTGCTCCCGGGGCTGGTGGGCATCGGAGGTGTTGTACAGGCCACCGGGCTGGTGCCGATGCTGATGAGCATCGGGGGGCTTCTGGGCCCGCCCCTGTCAG GCTTCCTAAGGGACGAGACAGGAGACTTCACCGCCTCCTTCCTTGTGTGCGGCTCTTTCATCCTCTCTGGCAGCTTCATCTACATGGGACTGCCCAGGGCGCGGCCTTCCTGCCGTCCGGCCGCCAGTCAAGCCACCCCTCCCCCTGAGAGGGGGGAGCTGCTCCTCGTTCCTCAGGCTGAGCTGCTCTCCCCAGGAGGCCCTCACTCCACTCTGGACACCCCTTGTTGA